A single genomic interval of uncultured Desulfobulbus sp. harbors:
- a CDS encoding alpha/beta fold hydrolase, translated as MTSFSPPLSPTPFFLHGLDSSIQGTKARWFRQHFPQVQMVNYDGTLSQRLTQLERQVEGLHQLILVGSSFGGLMATCFAIAHPERCRRLVLLAPALNFGEYRPPEKKIAVPTLLVMGRHDTVCPPDLVRPRAEAAFNNLEVRLEDDDHMLHTCFPTLDWPSLLT; from the coding sequence ATGACTTCCTTCAGCCCCCCCCTTTCGCCAACCCCATTTTTCCTCCACGGCCTTGATTCCTCCATCCAGGGCACCAAGGCCCGTTGGTTTCGTCAGCACTTTCCGCAGGTGCAGATGGTGAATTATGATGGAACATTGAGCCAGCGCCTCACCCAGTTGGAACGGCAAGTCGAGGGCCTGCACCAGCTCATCCTGGTCGGGTCAAGTTTCGGCGGGCTGATGGCCACCTGCTTTGCGATTGCTCACCCCGAGCGCTGCCGAAGGCTGGTTCTGCTGGCGCCGGCCCTCAACTTCGGCGAGTACCGGCCGCCAGAGAAGAAAATTGCCGTGCCGACCCTGCTGGTCATGGGCCGGCACGACACCGTCTGTCCGCCCGACTTGGTGCGGCCCCGGGCGGAGGCAGCCTTCAACAACCTCGAGGTTCGTCTCGAGGACGATGATCACATGCTGCATACCTGCTTTCCCACCCTCGATTGGCCATCCCTGCTTACTTAA
- a CDS encoding PEP/pyruvate-binding domain-containing protein: MMKNLLTSIKDLLGISTVPTLSTEELQSLFRTKYRCFRELLTANNNALEAMAELETALRDGRTFSMTFIRSKSTVVTVNIYKMVQNLRKMADGGYVNLETSFNRIQEQIDAIIDKELILPEGDWFIPLVRVNRSLVELTGEKMANLGEAGTLPGITIPPGFAVTSSASRLFYLENNVYPEINRLFQQTDARDLEDMLNKSTEVQQLIINSPLPTELERQLYAHFDQLLEIAGRDVKLAVRSSALGEDLGRASFAGLYHTELFVDRENLVHAYKKVLASKYSPQAMTYRLAKGYRHEDIVMCVGCLAMIEATISGICYSQSISGRIGTLDIFFSSGMAKGIVDGTKKTNHYTVERQAPHRIVEQSFAPDQIGTPLSEPQATELAAISMKLEHHFGSSQDIEWSIDASGQIYVLQSRPISVHLSTGEQGEAKVFADERLLLQGGVTGCTGVGCGPVFIVRTHEDMVNFPRKSILVVEHPLPEWAPLLKRAAAMVAETGSEAGHLATISREFSLPSLLSLDNAVQTLSNGEIVTVDARNRAIYKGRIEELLAQQAEKRPNPMDGSPVQQTLIEALKLISPLTLTDPASVYFRGSHCATMHDITRFCHEKSVVEMFDFGKRYHFDQGAAKRLVDNMPLEWWVINLSDGFAPEFDPVNKFINISEVVSTPMLAIWQGMHAYPWDGPPSVSMRGMGSIVFQSAMNPALDPAVASALNQKNYFLVSRNYCNLSVRLGYHYAMIEAFISSLRTERYVTFRFKGGAADETRRVGRIELLAEILSRFDFRVELTGDALAARVEKRTQKFLFSRLKVLGYLTIHTRQIDMVMADPQQYQRYRQKFIQEIEEMLSHDK; this comes from the coding sequence ATGATGAAAAATCTGTTGACCAGTATCAAAGATCTCCTCGGTATTTCCACTGTCCCCACTCTGAGTACCGAGGAGCTGCAAAGCCTCTTCAGAACGAAGTATCGCTGCTTCCGCGAACTGCTGACCGCCAACAACAACGCGCTCGAGGCCATGGCCGAACTGGAGACCGCCCTGCGCGACGGCCGCACCTTTTCCATGACCTTTATCCGCTCCAAGTCGACCGTGGTCACGGTCAACATCTACAAGATGGTGCAGAACCTGCGTAAGATGGCCGATGGCGGTTATGTCAACCTGGAGACCTCCTTCAACCGCATTCAGGAACAGATCGACGCCATCATCGACAAGGAGCTCATTCTCCCCGAGGGCGACTGGTTCATCCCCCTGGTTCGGGTCAACCGCTCTCTGGTGGAACTGACTGGCGAGAAGATGGCCAACCTCGGCGAGGCCGGAACCCTGCCAGGAATTACCATTCCGCCCGGTTTTGCAGTGACCTCCTCCGCCAGCCGCCTCTTTTACCTGGAAAATAACGTCTATCCCGAGATCAACCGTCTTTTTCAGCAGACGGATGCTCGGGATCTGGAGGATATGCTCAACAAAAGCACAGAGGTGCAGCAGTTGATCATCAACAGCCCTCTACCCACGGAACTGGAACGGCAGCTCTATGCCCATTTCGACCAGCTGCTGGAAATCGCCGGCAGGGATGTCAAGCTGGCGGTCCGCTCCAGCGCCCTGGGCGAGGACCTTGGCCGGGCCTCGTTTGCCGGTCTCTACCACACCGAGCTTTTTGTTGACCGGGAAAACCTTGTCCATGCCTACAAGAAAGTCCTGGCCTCCAAATATTCCCCCCAGGCCATGACCTACCGTCTGGCCAAGGGCTATCGCCACGAGGATATCGTGATGTGCGTGGGCTGCCTGGCGATGATCGAGGCCACGATCAGCGGCATCTGCTACTCCCAGTCCATCAGCGGCCGGATCGGCACACTCGATATCTTCTTCTCCTCAGGCATGGCTAAGGGCATTGTCGACGGGACCAAAAAGACCAATCATTACACCGTGGAGCGCCAGGCTCCCCATCGCATCGTCGAACAGAGCTTTGCCCCGGACCAAATCGGAACGCCGCTGAGCGAGCCACAGGCCACCGAGCTCGCCGCAATCAGCATGAAGCTGGAACACCATTTCGGCTCGTCCCAGGATATCGAGTGGTCCATCGATGCGTCCGGCCAAATCTATGTGCTGCAGAGTCGACCGATCTCGGTCCACCTCTCGACCGGGGAACAGGGCGAGGCCAAGGTCTTTGCCGACGAACGGCTGCTCCTCCAGGGCGGGGTGACCGGTTGTACCGGCGTGGGCTGCGGCCCGGTCTTCATCGTCCGCACCCATGAGGACATGGTCAACTTTCCACGAAAATCGATCCTGGTGGTGGAGCACCCCCTGCCCGAGTGGGCACCGCTGTTGAAACGGGCCGCAGCCATGGTGGCGGAAACCGGGAGTGAGGCCGGGCATTTGGCCACCATTTCCCGTGAATTCAGCCTGCCCTCGCTGCTGTCACTGGACAACGCGGTGCAAACGCTCAGTAACGGGGAAATCGTAACCGTGGATGCCCGCAACCGCGCCATCTATAAAGGTCGGATCGAAGAATTGCTTGCCCAGCAGGCCGAGAAACGCCCCAACCCCATGGACGGCAGCCCGGTACAACAGACCTTGATTGAGGCGCTCAAACTCATCTCCCCCCTAACCCTGACAGACCCGGCCTCGGTCTATTTCCGGGGCAGTCATTGCGCCACCATGCATGACATCACCCGCTTCTGCCACGAGAAGTCGGTGGTGGAGATGTTCGATTTCGGTAAACGGTATCATTTCGACCAGGGGGCCGCTAAACGGCTGGTGGACAACATGCCGCTTGAGTGGTGGGTGATCAACCTCTCCGACGGTTTTGCGCCCGAGTTTGACCCGGTCAACAAGTTCATCAACATCAGCGAGGTGGTCTCGACGCCGATGCTCGCCATCTGGCAGGGGATGCACGCTTATCCCTGGGACGGACCGCCTTCGGTGAGCATGCGCGGCATGGGGTCCATTGTCTTTCAGTCGGCCATGAATCCGGCCCTGGATCCGGCGGTGGCCTCGGCGCTGAACCAGAAAAATTATTTCCTGGTTTCCCGCAATTACTGCAATCTCAGTGTGCGCCTTGGATACCACTATGCTATGATTGAGGCGTTCATCAGCAGCCTGCGAACCGAGCGGTATGTCACCTTCCGTTTCAAGGGTGGGGCTGCGGACGAAACCCGTCGCGTCGGTCGGATCGAACTGCTCGCAGAGATCCTGTCACGGTTTGATTTTCGGGTGGAACTTACCGGTGATGCTCTGGCGGCGCGGGTGGAAAAACGGACGCAAAAATTTCTCTTCAGCCGGTTGAAGGTGCTGGGGTATCTGACCATCCACACCCGCCAGATTGACATGGTGATGGCCGATCCCCAACAATACCAGCGCTACCGACAGAAATTCATCCAAGAAATTGAGGAAATGTTGAGCCATGACAAATGA
- a CDS encoding VWA domain-containing protein: MQGKKITILLALLIMAGCTSGNQENKQKVDELQARDKASRQMSEKAMNTAPRPAPLAMESVGAVPRMQHLQNFLNPWPQSPPNWNRESYNAVQENGFINVSHDPLSTFSIDVDTASYANVRRFVNDGQLPPVGAVRIEEMVNYFSYNYPEPTDNSPFSLSAEIGPSPFHTDYLLARIGLKARDLSADKLPPSNLVFLVDVSGSMQAGNKLPLLQQALPLLVRQLGSRDRVTMVVYAGSDSVVLQPTPGDRQKEILAAIDRLRAGGSTHVSSGIRTAYDLACRVFIPGGNNRVILASDGDFNVGVTSRDELARLIEQERKGGVYLTVLGFGMGNYHDDTMEILANKGNGNYAYIDSLLEAKKVLVKEMSGTLFALANDVKIQVEFNPAQVGAYRLIGYENRALADEDFKDDTKDAGEVGVGHRVTALYELIPAGHKAIPQLDPLKYQQVQATAVDGSDELMTVKLRYKTQGKTSSEQISLAVGAAEKQGSADFRFAAAVAGYGMLLTHSQHLGDFTWEKCLRLAREGRGPDNEGYRAEFYRLVEMSELLARQEKATERPSQPQPAFK; encoded by the coding sequence ATGCAGGGGAAAAAGATCACCATACTGCTGGCTTTGCTAATTATGGCCGGATGCACTTCAGGTAATCAGGAAAACAAACAAAAAGTTGATGAGTTGCAGGCCCGGGACAAAGCGTCCAGGCAGATGTCGGAGAAGGCCATGAACACCGCGCCGCGGCCCGCGCCTCTTGCGATGGAGTCGGTCGGCGCTGTTCCACGGATGCAGCATCTCCAGAATTTTTTGAACCCTTGGCCCCAATCGCCACCGAATTGGAATCGGGAATCGTATAATGCGGTGCAGGAAAATGGATTTATCAATGTGAGCCATGATCCGCTTTCCACCTTCAGTATCGATGTGGACACCGCCAGTTATGCCAATGTTCGCCGTTTTGTCAATGATGGCCAGCTGCCGCCGGTGGGCGCGGTTCGCATTGAAGAGATGGTCAACTATTTTTCCTATAATTACCCCGAGCCAACCGACAACAGCCCCTTTAGCCTCAGTGCCGAGATCGGTCCCAGCCCCTTTCACACGGATTACCTTTTGGCCCGCATCGGTCTCAAGGCCAGGGATTTGAGTGCCGATAAGTTGCCGCCGTCCAATCTCGTGTTTTTGGTCGATGTTTCCGGCTCCATGCAGGCGGGCAACAAACTGCCCCTGTTGCAGCAGGCGCTGCCCCTGCTGGTCCGCCAGTTGGGAAGCCGAGATCGGGTGACCATGGTGGTCTATGCCGGTTCGGACAGCGTGGTCCTGCAGCCGACGCCCGGCGATCGGCAAAAAGAGATCCTTGCCGCCATCGACCGATTGCGGGCCGGTGGTTCGACCCACGTCTCCAGCGGCATCCGTACGGCCTATGACTTGGCCTGCCGCGTATTTATTCCCGGCGGCAACAATCGGGTTATCCTCGCCTCGGACGGGGACTTCAACGTCGGCGTCACCAGCCGGGATGAGCTTGCCCGCCTGATCGAACAGGAGCGAAAAGGAGGTGTCTACCTGACCGTGCTCGGCTTTGGCATGGGCAACTATCATGATGATACCATGGAGATTCTCGCCAACAAGGGGAATGGCAACTACGCCTATATCGATAGCCTGCTCGAGGCGAAAAAGGTGCTGGTGAAGGAAATGAGCGGGACGCTGTTCGCCTTGGCCAACGATGTCAAGATTCAGGTTGAGTTTAATCCGGCACAAGTTGGCGCCTATCGGCTGATCGGCTATGAGAATCGTGCCCTCGCCGATGAGGATTTCAAGGATGACACCAAGGATGCAGGGGAGGTCGGTGTCGGTCACCGGGTCACCGCGCTCTATGAGTTGATTCCCGCAGGGCATAAGGCGATTCCCCAACTCGACCCACTCAAATATCAGCAGGTGCAGGCCACCGCCGTTGATGGCAGTGATGAGCTGATGACGGTCAAGCTTCGCTACAAAACGCAGGGAAAAACCAGTTCCGAGCAGATTTCACTGGCCGTGGGCGCCGCTGAAAAACAGGGTTCGGCGGACTTCCGTTTTGCCGCCGCCGTTGCCGGTTACGGGATGCTCCTGACCCACTCGCAACACCTGGGCGATTTCACCTGGGAAAAATGTCTTCGGCTGGCCCGTGAGGGCCGCGGCCCGGATAACGAGGGTTATCGGGCCGAGTTTTACCGGCTGGTGGAGATGAGCGAGTTGCTGGCCAGGCAGGAAAAGGCCACGGAAAGGCCGTCTCAGCCGCAACCAGCTTTTAAGTAA
- a CDS encoding ATP-binding protein, giving the protein MADKQRHYQNLTRLLAIGFFLCGIIPILIIATTSIYNSKQVSIQDLELTASQVVQHRQDVINNFLKHQVDLLTTLISLYPQEYLQNQPHLDQLFLAISGAGGMVDLQLIDTNGQQLAYVGPYREQVTGKNYQEQPWFSEVLVRGAHVSDVFSGYRKLPHFVVALTDPLKHYVLRTTINSSVFNSLLHSAQIGEHGDVFIVNKHGELQTPSLQGNLTALPEQEMRLVRNHSTPELVQEGDTLYATTWLNNDTWMLMLKVHIPDMLGPYYQHLNRTLVIIVVTATLFFVIAIFLSRFIVAHVAKADREATAIDQQMAHIEKMANIGRLAAGVAHEINNPLQMILAQAGWIEELLPEEDPATLKNMKEYQQTIKKIKHHVQRAATITHRLLGFARKINAEQEQVQINEVVEETLSFLEKEAKHNNIAVDLKLDPQLPTTMTEGHRLQQILLNLIDNALDAIGHDGKVTITTSQVGQDIAIQIADNGPGIPPEVMKRIWDPFFTTKEQGKGTGLGLAISQNIIRTLGGSLDVESKTGEGTAFTVKVPIKSIQQDK; this is encoded by the coding sequence ATGGCCGATAAACAACGCCACTACCAGAATCTCACCAGGCTCTTGGCCATCGGGTTCTTCTTGTGCGGCATAATTCCCATCCTCATTATTGCCACCACCTCGATCTACAACTCCAAGCAGGTGTCAATCCAGGATCTGGAGCTGACCGCCAGCCAGGTGGTGCAGCACCGCCAGGATGTGATCAACAACTTCCTCAAGCACCAGGTCGACCTCCTCACCACCCTGATCAGCCTCTATCCCCAGGAATATCTCCAGAACCAACCCCACCTTGATCAGCTTTTCCTCGCCATCAGCGGTGCTGGCGGCATGGTCGACCTGCAACTGATTGACACCAATGGCCAGCAGTTGGCCTATGTCGGCCCCTATCGCGAGCAGGTCACAGGCAAAAACTACCAGGAACAGCCCTGGTTTTCGGAAGTGTTGGTGCGTGGTGCACACGTCAGCGATGTCTTCAGCGGTTACCGCAAGCTCCCCCACTTCGTGGTGGCCCTGACCGATCCACTCAAACACTATGTGCTACGCACCACCATTAATTCCAGCGTATTCAACTCCCTGTTGCACAGCGCCCAGATCGGCGAACACGGCGATGTGTTCATCGTCAACAAACACGGTGAGCTCCAGACACCAAGCCTGCAGGGCAACCTGACCGCTCTGCCGGAGCAGGAGATGCGGCTGGTGCGCAACCACTCAACCCCGGAACTGGTGCAGGAAGGGGACACCCTCTATGCCACCACCTGGCTCAACAACGATACCTGGATGCTGATGCTCAAGGTGCACATTCCGGACATGCTCGGGCCCTATTACCAGCATCTCAACCGCACCCTGGTGATCATCGTGGTCACTGCCACCCTGTTCTTTGTCATTGCCATCTTTCTCAGCCGGTTCATCGTGGCCCATGTGGCCAAGGCCGACCGCGAGGCCACGGCCATAGACCAACAGATGGCCCATATCGAGAAGATGGCCAATATCGGTCGGTTGGCCGCTGGCGTGGCCCATGAGATCAACAACCCGCTGCAGATGATTCTCGCACAGGCGGGCTGGATCGAGGAACTGCTGCCCGAGGAAGACCCGGCCACGCTCAAGAACATGAAGGAATACCAGCAGACGATCAAGAAGATCAAACACCATGTGCAGCGAGCCGCCACCATCACCCACCGGTTGCTCGGCTTTGCCCGCAAGATCAATGCGGAACAGGAGCAGGTGCAGATCAACGAGGTGGTGGAGGAGACCCTCTCCTTTCTCGAGAAAGAAGCCAAGCACAACAACATCGCGGTCGACCTCAAACTGGATCCGCAGCTCCCCACCACCATGACCGAAGGCCACCGGCTGCAGCAGATCCTGTTGAACCTGATCGACAACGCCCTTGATGCCATTGGACACGACGGCAAGGTGACCATTACCACCAGCCAGGTAGGTCAGGACATTGCGATTCAGATTGCCGACAATGGCCCAGGGATTCCTCCCGAGGTCATGAAACGGATCTGGGATCCCTTTTTCACCACCAAGGAACAGGGCAAGGGGACCGGGCTCGGCCTGGCCATCAGCCAGAACATCATTCGCACCCTGGGTGGCTCCCTAGACGTTGAAAGCAAAACCGGCGAGGGCACTGCCTTCACCGTAAAAGTACCCATCAAGAGCATACAACAGGACAAATAA
- a CDS encoding sigma-54 dependent transcriptional regulator codes for MTEEPLPRPEILVVDDDIYLLAAIKQTLVLNGYAVQTFGNPVEALSSLDAHSFLAVLADIRMPEMDGMELLEHILEKDPDLPVILITGHGDISMAVEAVKKGAYNFLQKPVDEDIILATLSRAIERRQLVLENRRLEQQLIATREGRSRFYGLVGSHPAMLGLYNLIEAVAKESDPVLIVGETGTGKELVARAIHDIGWRCAAPYVAVNMGAIPSEMIESELFGHEKGAFTGAIQRKVGKFEYAGEGTLFLDEICSMPAQLQSKLLRVLEDRTFSRVGSNAVVPLRARIIAATNRDLEAEIDKGTFRQDLFFRLNVLPVHLPPLRERREDIPLLVDYFWNEYCGGQGGETRPCRPELIHHLMQQDWPGNIRELRNFVRRYCVLGGQEPGQILPEVEPIDDETTCLPWKEYMEQQERCYVEQVLRKVGGQVSAAHQVMGISRKSLYDKINKYGLDLSRFREENADG; via the coding sequence ATGACCGAGGAGCCCCTTCCCCGTCCCGAAATCCTGGTGGTGGATGACGACATCTACCTGTTGGCCGCCATCAAGCAGACCCTGGTACTCAACGGGTATGCGGTACAGACCTTCGGCAATCCGGTCGAGGCGTTGAGCAGTCTGGACGCCCACTCCTTTTTGGCGGTCCTGGCCGATATTCGCATGCCGGAGATGGACGGGATGGAGTTGCTGGAACACATTCTCGAAAAGGATCCGGACCTGCCGGTGATCCTCATCACCGGACACGGCGACATATCCATGGCCGTGGAGGCGGTCAAGAAGGGGGCCTATAATTTCCTGCAAAAGCCCGTCGACGAGGACATCATCCTGGCCACCCTGTCGCGGGCCATCGAACGGCGTCAGCTGGTGCTGGAAAACCGGCGTCTTGAACAACAACTCATTGCCACCCGTGAGGGACGATCCCGCTTTTACGGGCTGGTCGGCAGTCATCCGGCCATGCTTGGCCTCTACAACCTGATCGAGGCGGTGGCCAAGGAGAGCGATCCGGTGTTGATTGTCGGTGAAACAGGAACCGGCAAGGAGCTGGTGGCCCGGGCTATCCATGATATCGGATGGCGCTGCGCAGCCCCCTATGTGGCGGTCAATATGGGCGCCATACCCTCGGAGATGATCGAATCCGAGCTTTTTGGCCACGAAAAGGGGGCCTTTACCGGAGCCATCCAGCGCAAGGTGGGCAAGTTCGAGTATGCCGGTGAGGGCACGCTTTTCCTCGATGAGATCTGCTCCATGCCTGCACAACTGCAGTCCAAACTGCTGCGGGTCCTGGAAGACCGCACCTTCTCCCGGGTCGGCAGCAATGCCGTTGTCCCCTTACGGGCACGGATCATTGCCGCCACCAACCGTGATCTGGAGGCGGAGATCGACAAAGGCACGTTTCGTCAGGATCTCTTCTTTCGTCTCAATGTTTTGCCGGTGCACCTGCCGCCCCTCCGGGAGCGAAGGGAGGATATTCCCCTGTTGGTGGATTACTTCTGGAACGAGTACTGTGGTGGCCAAGGGGGCGAGACACGCCCCTGCAGGCCCGAGTTGATCCACCATTTGATGCAGCAGGACTGGCCGGGCAATATCCGTGAACTGCGAAATTTTGTCCGCCGTTACTGCGTGTTGGGCGGCCAGGAACCGGGACAGATCCTTCCTGAGGTAGAACCGATTGATGACGAAACCACTTGTCTGCCGTGGAAAGAGTATATGGAACAGCAGGAACGGTGCTATGTGGAACAGGTACTGCGCAAGGTGGGAGGGCAGGTGAGTGCGGCCCATCAGGTGATGGGAATTTCCCGGAAAAGCCTCTACGACAAGATCAATAAATACGGCCTTGATCTCAGTCGGTTTCGGGAAGAAAATGCTGACGGCTGA
- a CDS encoding response regulator — translation MARYDVLIVDDEQDFREIMIKKLSKQDLHCDSAPDGATALEMIKAKNYDVVLLDVKMPGMDGIETLREIKNIAPMVEVVMLTGHASVESGINGIKYGAFDYLMKPMETDILLEKLDAAYERKRIQQEKIEMAQIKRNMVLPS, via the coding sequence ATGGCACGCTATGACGTACTCATCGTCGACGACGAACAGGATTTCCGCGAAATCATGATCAAGAAACTGAGCAAGCAGGATCTCCACTGCGACAGCGCTCCTGACGGCGCCACTGCCCTGGAGATGATCAAGGCCAAGAACTACGACGTGGTCCTGCTGGATGTGAAGATGCCGGGAATGGATGGCATCGAAACCCTGCGCGAAATCAAAAACATCGCACCGATGGTCGAGGTGGTGATGCTCACCGGGCATGCCTCGGTGGAATCAGGGATCAACGGGATTAAGTACGGGGCCTTTGACTACCTGATGAAACCGATGGAAACCGACATTCTGCTGGAAAAACTGGATGCCGCCTACGAGCGCAAACGCATCCAGCAGGAAAAAATCGAAATGGCCCAAATCAAAAGAAATATGGTCCTGCCAAGCTGA
- a CDS encoding sulfite exporter TauE/SafE family protein, which translates to MKFFRQLNQFMVAGAKAHARWELEMSTNILKDRKRLMVLGLMLLPAIIGGVCFADDIGNALPHFIGGKSAYGPSHYTNLIFGASILVGVCAGLITGCIGAGGGFIIAPALMSAGVKGILAVGTDLFHIFAKAIMGSVLHRKLGNISVGLAVWFLIGSIGGSTLGGYINRSIYDKNPVLSDTFITIIYVIILSFLAFYAMTDWLKARKKTVTVEAGAKKMGEEIPPMGKRIQSITLPPMITFDEGITPGGRKISFIFLVISGFIVGMAAAIMGVGGGFLTFPMFVYGLGVSSMTTVGTDIFQIVFTAGYGAIGQYAIYGFIFYTLAMGMLLGSLIGIQIGSIVTKVVPGITIRGFYAFTVTAGFINRACALPTKLTKMGYIKVDKGVLDICDWIGNVGFFGIIIVFAIWVFWCFFTNLNVLKAEEAH; encoded by the coding sequence ATGAAATTTTTCCGTCAGCTCAACCAGTTCATGGTGGCGGGCGCCAAGGCCCATGCACGGTGGGAATTGGAGATGTCCACGAACATCCTCAAGGACCGAAAACGCCTCATGGTTTTGGGACTCATGCTCTTGCCTGCAATCATTGGCGGGGTCTGTTTCGCCGATGATATCGGCAATGCCCTTCCCCACTTCATCGGCGGTAAATCGGCCTATGGTCCTTCGCATTACACCAACCTCATCTTCGGCGCCTCGATTCTGGTCGGCGTCTGCGCCGGCCTGATCACCGGTTGTATCGGCGCGGGCGGCGGCTTCATCATTGCTCCGGCACTGATGAGCGCCGGCGTCAAGGGTATCCTTGCAGTCGGTACCGACCTGTTTCACATCTTTGCCAAGGCGATCATGGGCTCCGTGCTCCATCGCAAACTCGGCAACATCTCCGTTGGCCTGGCCGTCTGGTTCCTTATCGGCTCCATCGGCGGCTCCACCCTGGGCGGTTATATCAACCGTTCCATCTATGACAAAAACCCGGTGCTGAGCGACACCTTCATCACCATCATCTACGTGATCATTCTGAGCTTTCTGGCCTTCTATGCCATGACCGACTGGCTCAAGGCGCGTAAAAAAACCGTGACTGTTGAAGCCGGCGCCAAAAAAATGGGCGAAGAGATCCCGCCCATGGGCAAACGCATTCAATCCATCACCCTGCCACCGATGATCACCTTTGACGAGGGCATCACCCCCGGTGGCCGCAAGATCTCCTTCATCTTCCTGGTCATCAGCGGTTTCATCGTCGGTATGGCGGCTGCGATCATGGGCGTGGGCGGCGGCTTCCTCACCTTCCCCATGTTCGTCTACGGTCTGGGCGTTTCCTCCATGACCACCGTTGGTACCGATATCTTCCAGATCGTGTTCACCGCTGGGTACGGTGCCATCGGTCAGTACGCGATCTACGGCTTTATCTTCTACACCCTGGCCATGGGGATGCTGCTCGGTTCCCTGATCGGTATCCAGATCGGTTCCATCGTCACCAAGGTTGTTCCCGGTATCACCATCCGCGGTTTCTATGCCTTTACCGTAACAGCCGGTTTCATCAACCGCGCCTGTGCCCTGCCGACAAAGCTAACCAAGATGGGCTATATCAAGGTCGACAAAGGTGTTCTGGACATCTGCGATTGGATCGGCAACGTCGGCTTCTTCGGTATCATCATCGTCTTCGCGATCTGGGTATTCTGGTGTTTTTTCACTAACCTCAACGTCCTGAAAGCCGAGGAGGCTCATTAA
- a CDS encoding ATP-binding protein — protein sequence MEQKTIKILEQQRQDLVIRVLKKHEEMEATRFFTERILTGLSEFFLLLDKDFQVIQTNREFLERSGYPPLTEQPLALEQLFSAEKAQEIKKVLRRDEFAEMEAQLRSKKGDLLPVKMRGSTHVTQNGRVLHMLICTDCSEFFELMAQMQEGQKQLIHSSRLASLGEMAAGIGHELTQPLNAILLFARNCLKALDTPGDHSEMMRENLQIIIDRVNKASSIIATMRSFGRKVDEERSPIDLNEIIRKIIKFLEAQLRLSEIHLDLQLAPQPCEVMGVEVRLEQVFLNLVQNAIQAMGRVVVPRLTITSRITTCLNLTTMLNEPYVLVTVADNGEGIAEDLQKKIFDPFFTTREVGTGMGLGLSIVDRIVRGFSGYIEVESEPGKGARFSVYIPQLQRQETAQGAQA from the coding sequence ATGGAGCAGAAGACAATCAAGATCCTAGAGCAGCAACGCCAGGATCTGGTCATACGGGTCCTGAAAAAGCACGAAGAGATGGAGGCGACCCGTTTTTTCACCGAACGGATTCTCACCGGACTCAGCGAGTTTTTCCTCCTGCTGGACAAGGATTTCCAGGTGATTCAGACCAACCGCGAGTTCCTGGAACGCAGCGGGTACCCGCCGCTAACCGAGCAGCCACTCGCTCTCGAACAACTCTTCTCTGCGGAAAAGGCCCAGGAAATAAAGAAAGTCCTGCGGCGTGACGAGTTTGCCGAGATGGAGGCCCAACTACGCAGCAAAAAGGGTGACCTCCTCCCTGTGAAAATGCGCGGTTCGACCCATGTCACCCAGAACGGTCGGGTGTTGCATATGCTGATTTGTACCGACTGCAGCGAGTTTTTTGAGTTGATGGCGCAGATGCAGGAGGGGCAGAAGCAACTGATCCACTCCAGCCGCCTGGCCAGTCTCGGCGAGATGGCCGCCGGAATCGGCCACGAACTGACCCAGCCGCTCAACGCCATCCTGCTCTTCGCCCGCAACTGCCTCAAGGCCCTTGATACGCCCGGAGACCACAGCGAGATGATGCGGGAAAACCTGCAGATCATTATTGACCGGGTCAACAAGGCCTCCTCGATCATTGCCACCATGCGCAGCTTTGGCCGTAAGGTCGACGAGGAGCGCTCACCCATTGATCTCAACGAGATTATCCGCAAGATCATCAAGTTTCTCGAGGCGCAGCTCCGCCTCAGCGAGATTCATCTCGATCTCCAGCTGGCACCGCAACCCTGCGAAGTGATGGGGGTGGAAGTTCGCTTGGAGCAGGTCTTTCTCAATCTGGTACAGAACGCGATTCAGGCCATGGGACGGGTGGTGGTCCCACGGCTCACCATCACCAGCCGTATCACCACCTGTCTCAATTTGACCACCATGCTCAATGAACCCTATGTCCTGGTCACGGTGGCCGACAATGGTGAAGGGATTGCCGAAGATCTGCAGAAAAAAATTTTTGATCCCTTCTTTACCACCCGCGAGGTCGGCACCGGCATGGGGCTTGGACTGTCCATTGTCGACCGGATAGTGCGCGGCTTTTCCGGCTACATCGAGGTGGAGAGCGAGCCCGGCAAGGGGGCGCGTTTTTCCGTCTACATCCCCCAGCTGCAGCGGCAAGAGACCGCACAAGGAGCGCAGGCATGA